A window of Rhipicephalus microplus isolate Deutch F79 chromosome 8, USDA_Rmic, whole genome shotgun sequence genomic DNA:
GTTCCACTCACGGAGCAGCTCCTTTACATTTGGGCTGCTGCTACACACTTCGCACAAAACCAGGAACTATTCCTGTTGCGGCTGCTCAGTGAAGTACAGATTTGGTGGAACCAACACAAACATAAGTCACAAATCACAGAAGGGTCCTCTTCTAACAGGTCCCGACATTCGTTGCATTTCCACTTTATGGTTTGCTTCTTCACCTTGACTGTTGCCAGCACAGCTGTCCAGCCGTCTTCAGTGAAGTATTTCTGGACACAGTCAAGGTGAACTTCCTCGTCGAGGATTGTCTCTGGAATCCTGGAAGGTATGGTTTCCACCTGGTCCTCACCTGTAAAAATTACTGAATAAGTGTTCTGAACCTGCCATCAGATGGCTTTAAGGTACAACAGAATGCTATGAATCTGAACAAGGGGAACTTATTTCTAGGGCTCAGGTTTATTTTGTGAATTGAACACTCAATATTCTTACAGAATGTAGCTGTAGTTGCAGCCCTATAGGTGATATCAGACACCTTCGTACTACACCTTAGATAGCGACTGAAGTTGCAACAAAATAGGAAATTTAAGCATAAATAAAGGTAAATCTCACAACTCACCGAGTAGCAGTTTCCCCTGCTGAACCTCACTTAGCAGGCCCTGAGGAACTAAGCAACTTAGGATCCTGAGCTCCTTTTCCTGAGGAGGCAGATCGCGAAATGGCTGCAGTGTTGCTGCTGATTTGTGGGGTCCCTGCCGCCGTCGTGGAAGCCCAATAACGGTTTTCTCCGCCCCTTTGGGTCGACCTCGTGACTTCACCTTAGCGGGCACTTTCAGCTTTCCGAGGCGTTCGCGCATGTAGTCTGAAGGCCCGGCGCTGCTTGCAGGGGCCAAGGTATTCTCGCGTGGCTGTGCCTTTCTCACTTCATCAGGAGTTTCGCATGCACCTGCATTATGGGCACGCTGCTCTTTCTCAGGAGTGGTATGAAGTGGTTCTGCCCCGGTATGGCTTAAAGGTGCTTGAGGCAGATCTGGTTGATCATGTGAATTATTCTGATCTGCAGTTTCAGACGTGTCCCAATCCTCACCTGATGCAGCTTTGGGTGACTCTGCATTCTCTTCTACGGACACAGTCAGCTCCAGCTGGCGTCTGACTTGCTCTGGTGATGAAGGGGATGAGGCTTCATGACGCAACACTTCCACGATTTCAATTTCGCGCCCTTGCTCCCATGCCTCAGAGAGTGCCAACAAAACTTTTAGACGGCCCTGGTATCTTTCACCTGTTTCTTCTGCAGCAAGTTGAGCTATGTACTTGCATGTAGGAAATACCTCCCTGTATTTCTCATGCTGCGACATTGGCCTCCGAGGTTTTGCAGCCTGCTCCGAAATGGAATGTTCAGTTGTGCACTTCTCTTGAGAAAGGAAGGCTCTCTGATGACAGTAGTAATATGCCTTGGACCACCTTTTTAGAAAAAGTTTGTCATCAAAGAGACTAATGTTCAGAGTCCGCCTAACTGCAAACACATGCCGGCATGGCAGTCTCATAGCGTTCCAAAAGGAACAATTGCAGTTAGTTTTTGTTGTTGACGTGTTGCCAGACGACGCCTCGAATGTGAACACATCTGCTTTTTGGTCACTTGGTACTCGCTTGGCTGACAGGTAGATCTGCTCCCTTACAAGCTTAAAGGCATAGGGAGTCAATGATTCCTGATACATAGCTTCTTCAGGGCTAGAAGGTGCTTTGCAAGGTCTTTTGGATATGCTTGTCAATGCTCTGTGGTCACGTTCATCGCTCAAGGCGTTCAATACTGTGAAAAGTGAGCACACAAACTCTTCAAGGGAGCTATTCTTTTTTATAACACTTTTCAGTTTTGCGTTCAGACTTTCAATTCTGTTGTTGGTAGTGTTGTTAAAGTTTTCAGACATAAACTTGGGTCCAGTGTACCACTCATCCTTGATGGGACGCCAGTTTTTGTCATAGTAAGAGCGGATCTCTTGGCAAACATTATTGTCAAATTCCAGTTGAAGCTCCTCAAATTTTTCACTCGATCGTGACAGGACCATCTTCTGGAGCAGTGCCAGGGCTTGGTCCCTTTCCTCTGCAGTGATGTTCATCTTGTTGCAGGCAATCTCGCGTCGAAAAGTCTTTAAAGTGTGGAACACACAGATGAGCACCTTCGACTGCGGGAAGCTTTCTTTGAGAAGGTCACGCTCCAAAAGGTCCTTGTCTGCCATGACACACTTTACTTTTGGCCAAGATGGGTGCAGTTCCTTGAACTTTTCCAACATCCATTTGATAGTGGGTGCAGACTCATTCACAAGAATTGCAACACATACTGTCTCTGTGTCTCCATTGGAGTCTTCAACGTGCATCACATAGACTGGTGTTCGTATTTCTAGAAGCTTGTAGGTGGCATCAATTCCTAGGAATTCTGGGTAGGCATCCATATTTGACCGCATAGACTCATTGGACAGCAAAATTCCTTGGAAGTTTTCCCCATCAGCAAGGATGTGGTAGTCTGTACCTGTAGAAATAAATTTCATGGTCTAAATGTAAAAGATTTGGCCGACTGTACATACGAGTTTCTCTGAAGCCCACTGGAAAACCCAGATGCAATTATTTAAAAACTTGTGCTACAATATCAGGTGCTTACCATGCTCATTTTGCAGAAGAGCTGCAGTCTTAATGAGGTCATTCCTTGTCTGTGGTCTGAGGGAAGAGGCCGCATTGCTCAAGTCTTTGAGCAGGACAAGTTTCCCCGTCTTTTCTTCTATCCTTTTCTTAACCAACTTCTTGTTGGCATGCAAAGCCAAGAGCTGTGTGGCTTCCTCCTTGGCCCCTGGTTCTCTTAATGCTCTGGTTTGTGGCAGGTGGCTGTAGagtaactgcaataaaataaacttTTCATTCAATGTTAAACTGAACTACATATGCAATTATAGGTTAACTGCATTATGCAATGTCAAGCTCACAGAGTGAAGCAAACAAGTGCAGACAACATTCTGCATATATGGCATCTAGGTTCTTAGCACAAGCAAGCTCACTTCAATCTCACCTTATCATGCTTGCAACTGTAAATCTGTGTTTCCTATATATGGCTCGCATGTGATGTCAAGGACACAGTTCCTGAATGTAGTAGCACTGTAGAATGGCGGCTTTGATGACAAGCAAGTTGCAGTTAATCTGCCTCAATGTAATAATGATGCAGCAGGAATTCCTCTGAGTGTGAATAAGAAATGAACCTGCATGTACTGCTTTGATCCCATTAATTTGACATCGCAAAACTTCGCATCCCCTGTGCTGGTGCTACCAGCTCAATGAGAATTGAGCGAGAACATTTTGCGCGATCAAGTAAGCACGTCAAACATTTCGTCAAAAGTATATTTCAGTGGTGCATGTCACCCTGTATAACCTCAAAACTCAGGTTTGTTTCTGTGAAAAAACAGAACTGAACTTCACTAACCAATATGAACAGGTAACAGCAAAAGCTGTATTGGCTTAATTTAACAACACATGGTGAGGGATGAAGGACAGGGCATTAAGATACTGTCGCACACTTTTAAGGATGCTTAGGAACTCCATACCTTCGATAACTCATGGTTGTGGTCCTCATTCATTTCAATAACCTCCAGGAAGTTCCCATCGTCAGAGGCCCTGCACTTCACGAACGCCGGACATCCAGCCTGAAAGGTGCTGAAAGTGATCCGTTGTCACATGCTCAATGTCTCTCAGGAAACAATCGTCTAAATGCATGATGTGTACAACGCAACCACGTCGCTGACCATGGTGGATTGGCAGCACAGAAAGAAACACAAAGGAAACAATGACCAGTGCTGGCCCTCACCTGGTATCTCTTTCCCCCTTGCTGCGGCTCTTGAAAGACTTGCCCCCCTTGATACAGCAGTAAACCACCTGATACATTCCAAGTCGTTCGTTCAGAAAACGCTTCACTTTGGTCTTCGCCGCTGTGACAGTTCGACAGTCACGTTTGTAAAACTGCACGAACTTCTCTTCACTGTATCCTTTCACAGCAGCTTCCAGTTCCCTGAACGTTGGAAATTTGTCCCCAACTTTCATTTTGCTGCCAGCCATCACACGAGCTGCGGAACGGGAACACTTGACTGGCGCCGCACGTGCTGCGGAACGgtcaccacagaacacctgtaaCACGCTGACTGAAGAGACGGGAGAATGGCGCCACACAAGTAGGACGGATAAGACTATGGATAAGACAGACTCACAGAACACCTGACAGACTCGGACGGACTCCAAGAACTGGATTGGAATGGATTGATTTGTACTACTTGCATCGAAATCGACCCGATggcgaaaactttttttttttcctaatcaaGCGATATAATAGCTGCGTGTAAACCACGGAGGAATAAACATTTCCGTGGTATAAACCAAGCTTGAGTAGGCGAGAAAGTGCAACCCGTGCAACGTCTGATGTAACCGGTGCAACGTCTGCGCGTCCAACTACAAACTCGTTgacgaaaactttttttttctcggatcCGCGCGTCTAAGAGGTCAGTCGTGCGAACTGCTTGAAAACGACGGACGGGCAGGTGGAACTTGAGTCGCTTGAGTGAAAACTTGCGAGAAAGCGCACGTCGGACGTACCTTTAGCTTTTAGTATTCTGGTACGTCCGAAGTATCTTTAGACTCACGGTTTCGGGTACGTCGGACGTACCTTTAGCTTTTGGTATTCGGGTACGTCCGACGTACCTTTagacacagcgaaaaaaaaaatacgatgtTATCCTGTGCAATAGCATTCGCACCACTAGTGAAGCCAGGGGATTGTTCTAAGGGCTTCAAAATACACCGAATATTTAGTTGTTGCATAAATGCGCACCCACACACGTAGAACAAGCTTGCACGAGGGTCAGACCGACAATCCTGGCGTTGCTTTCAAAAGTATTGCAGTTTCGTTAGTAACAGAATGTATACACACATGTCTTGCAGGAGACGCACTTCTCGTCCACCGGAACCACGCTGTTCATTCATTTTAACACGTCCAAGGCTTTGTTTGTTGGAACTCTAACAACTGCTTTATCTTCACACAAATTGACAACACCGACCAACCCACAGAACACGACCAACCCATGTGCGCGCCAATGGGGGAATATTTACAAGGCCCGCACGTAGAAaacaaaatatgacacacaaacaaTAAAATGTACGTCATTTTGGCTGTAAAAACATTGTTTCATTTTTATTGTAAATAAAATTCATTTACTGTTCAACAATATTTTATAATGTTTACTGCGGTTCTGTTGTTTGCATAGTTGTCATGGCAACTGTTTGTAAACAAGCGTATTTCACCGCGCTTCTAGTACACGCTAGCTGCGCGCTTTCGTAAACATGGCAAGGGACCGCATCTGACGGGTAATACATTGCTTCGGTTCACGCTTTTGGCCATCGACGTGGTGCTGAACGTACCGTCCGACCTCCACGGAGGTTCGCCGGTCATATCCGACTGCTGCTTTTCATGCGAGCGTTGGCGGTTATGTGCAGCGTGCTTCATAGACAACACAGAAATTTTAGAAATAACACGCAAGGCGCTCACAAACTAATACTCCCAGGTTTACGTGGACAGATATTCCCGGTAAAACGAACGGGAAGTAACCGTCGCCGTAGCTCGATTGAAAGCGAATCGGAGGCGTTGTTCGAAAGTCGCAGTTTGGGATCCCCGCCGGCGGCAAGACAAAATTATTGCGTGTTCGTTTTGAATACTTCGCATTTGTCATGGTTACTACAGATATCTTCTAAAATTCCTTGGCTTggctgtctgttagttctaaccAAAGTTGCATCTAATAAGAAAAAATTAATTCTGGTCCCGAGTGGGGAATGAACCGGGGCCGTTACCATGGAAAGCGcgcattctaccacacagccatgcacCTGCTTGTGAATAAAGTGTACAATAAATCACTTTGCCTgactgatatgtggtgtttaacttcccaaaaccaccatatgattatgaaacacgccatagtggagggctccaaaaagcTGGGGCTCTTGAACGTacgcccaaatgtgagcacaaaggcctacagcattttcgcctccatcgaaaatgcagccgggatttgatcccgcgacctgagggtcagcagccgagttcctcagccactaaaccaccgtggtggGCCTCAAAAAGGACTTGTTcagcttgaaaatgcagtgaaagttacttccatgctttacaaacgcacatgtcctgtatacatgcttcacaatgcaacatgaaatatggatgtaatgtgtggtacaagcgttCGTTGCCATCAGGTGTCACAGCATGTGATTATCATCATGGCTTTATGGTTTAACGCGGAGCACTCCCAACAAAACTCGCACACGTTACTGCCACgcactaagtgcttgaagtacgcactaacaACATAATACCGCTATCGCGTTCAAATCTTTAAGGCAAACTTTAAGGATCcctcatatttttttttacttatcgCATACTACGGGCCTATACACATCTAAAGCTGCAGTGGGCAGAAGTATGCCACATCAGTCTATTGTCGTGGTATAGTACTAATTAGAGCCCAACTGCTGACTCAAAAGTGGCAGGTTTCATCCCGGCCAAGGCAGCCACGTTTCAACAGAGGCCAAATGCTAGAAGCTcgtctactgtgcgatgtcagtgcatgttcaAGCACACTAGATGGACTAAAGCCCTCCTCTATGGCATATCTCATATTAATTATATTATCCTGGTCTCAGGACGCAGAGCAACTATTACTATACCGCATGAACACATTCAAGCTACTCACCCAACCAGGCCTGCAGACCAGCCGTTACCTCATAACTAATTACTCCTGGGCCAGTTCTTGCGATAGAGTTATGGAAAAAAAAGCATGTAATGTTGTGCTGTAGCCAATAAACGCAAGTGCTGCATCTTTCTTTCTCTTGCATAGTGGAACTTGTATGGTAAATTATGTAGTGGCTGTTCTCTGGTAACAATTTTTCTTTGTATGGTGCCTGTTCCTATTAGTTAGCTAACTGAGCCATACGGCAAGTGTGCTAGATGGCCGTCGCAGTTTCACACCTTGATTGGACTAGTGATGAGAGGAACTTGACTTTGCCTCTTTTCACTTTTCGATGTGCGGTTGTTCAAGTCTACTAATTTAGGCCACTCATGAAGGTAGGATAGTTACAGATTGCGATTTAGTCCCATTTCGATGACATGATATATTAAATAAAATTCTGAGCTTACATTTTAACGTGGCTTGTGACGTGATCCTTCATATGAAGTGTTGCCATGTTGAAGCACCCACAAACCTCGTACCACTTCCACCAATTTGAAGTCACTGAAGGATGCTTTAAATCTCTTACAGCACTTCAATTAGGCATTCACACATATTTTGGGCCTTGTCAAAACTGCTCCAATACACTACATGCCACAAAAGtgctgcttgcttttttgcggGCCACAAGTTTtaatgaaattttgtaaatagcaCCGTCTACATGTGTGGCTGTATGCGTTATGTGTTTATCACAATATGTATCATTGTCATCACTCAGCACTTGAAGTAGCCAAACAGGCGAAAAGCCGAACATCTTCAGCTCTTCATTAAAATATTTCCCTCTCGCTCAACCACAGCAGCTCTTTGAGAAGCACTGCCCttcataggcgtatcagccaggGGTGCAGGGGTGCGCGAGCCCCCCCCACTCAGaaaagtttgggggggggggggaaagctgAGCCTTCCCACTTTTGACATTGGTCGCTGTACGCTGAAAGAACCAACAACTAAAGCGAAGTTTTCCTTCAACACAGTAATctctcaattatattgttacgaggaaatAAAAATGTTACCAGGAAATGTATTAATATAGTgaaattttttaaacatttctgCTGTGACCATTTTCCTGGAAGGCTCTTCGCCTTGCAGGCCGCCTATGCGATGCTTTTCTGCCTTGTTCAGTAGCATTGCAAAGCAGGCTACAGTACAAGGCATGAAAGCGTATATTGCTTTGCCTGCTTTGTTATGAATGGGAACGAGCAATCGTTTTATGGACCAATCATCCCGCAGCCTGACCCACTGGACCAGGGAGAAGGTGAGGGACTGTGGTTTTTAGCACAATGCAGGCCTAACGAAGAGTCGGGCTATCTTGTTCTCACTCAACTCGAATTGTCGTTTAGAGTTCAAAATACaacatacatacacatgcacacacacacacaaatatagatatatatatatacatatatatatggcTGATGAGTGAGCTACGtttgcccccccctccccacacacacacacgaaagagttggtacgccactgctgCCCTTTCCTCTTTAAAGTCGATTTTTCACAGCTGGTTTGCTCATTCAAATCTAGATGACGCTACAACATCGTGGATATCTTCTTACTATGACAGTCTTTCTGCCGTGACCTTCTGCAGCACTGCTCAAC
This region includes:
- the LOC119181333 gene encoding zinc finger SWIM domain-containing protein 3, whose protein sequence is MAGSKMKVGDKFPTFRELEAAVKGYSEEKFVQFYKRDCRTVTAAKTKVKRFLNERLGMYQVVYCCIKGGKSFKSRSKGERDTSTFQAGCPAFVKCRASDDGNFLEVIEMNEDHNHELSKLLYSHLPQTRALREPGAKEEATQLLALHANKKLVKKRIEEKTGKLVLLKDLSNAASSLRPQTRNDLIKTAALLQNEHGTDYHILADGENFQGILLSNESMRSNMDAYPEFLGIDATYKLLEIRTPVYVMHVEDSNGDTETVCVAILVNESAPTIKWMLEKFKELHPSWPKVKCVMADKDLLERDLLKESFPQSKVLICVFHTLKTFRREIACNKMNITAEERDQALALLQKMVLSRSSEKFEELQLEFDNNVCQEIRSYYDKNWRPIKDEWYTGPKFMSENFNNTTNNRIESLNAKLKSVIKKNSSLEEFVCSLFTVLNALSDERDHRALTSISKRPCKAPSSPEEAMYQESLTPYAFKLVREQIYLSAKRVPSDQKADVFTFEASSGNTSTTKTNCNCSFWNAMRLPCRHVFAVRRTLNISLFDDKLFLKRWSKAYYYCHQRAFLSQEKCTTEHSISEQAAKPRRPMSQHEKYREVFPTCKYIAQLAAEETGERYQGRLKVLLALSEAWEQGREIEIVEVLRHEASSPSSPEQVRRQLELTVSVEENAESPKAASGEDWDTSETADQNNSHDQPDLPQAPLSHTGAEPLHTTPEKEQRAHNAGACETPDEVRKAQPRENTLAPASSAGPSDYMRERLGKLKVPAKVKSRGRPKGAEKTVIGLPRRRQGPHKSAATLQPFRDLPPQEKELRILSCLVPQGLLSEVQQGKLLLGEDQVETIPSRIPETILDEEVHLDCVQKYFTEDGWTAVLATVKVKKQTIKWKCNECRDLLEEDPSVICDLCLCWFHQICTSLSSRNRNSSWFCAKCVAAAQM